In Chloroflexota bacterium, a genomic segment contains:
- a CDS encoding LLM class flavin-dependent oxidoreductase, which translates to MKFAAFTTVAASAGEATNAAQMIDNIRRQAVLAEELGFEAIWLGERHFGPYAAGDLPNPILLGADLAARTSRIRIGQMANIAPWWHPIRLAEDIAILDNMTGGRVEVGFGRGIWPYEGPQFHPNADPRKEAESRELFRETVEIVREIWTNEYFSHAGENYTFPVDDTVFSHPKFPSNPAWQEGDRVTRLRVTPRPFQQPYPPLWMTVSTDRSVSTAAEMGLKACYWQPPPLRVRQRMELYAQIRTELEGRTFRIGEDQGVMRSTYVASSMEEARRDAEEGIMSAFIFNDPFRGRQVFTNPDEELDPSVNLDWDFLEPRTLLVGSPDNVIEKVHELQEVCNLDYLLVEFAHMGMPLKKTLKNLEAFATRVMPRFADTP; encoded by the coding sequence ATGAAGTTCGCGGCGTTCACAACCGTTGCAGCGTCGGCCGGAGAGGCCACCAACGCCGCGCAGATGATCGACAACATTCGCCGGCAGGCCGTCCTTGCCGAGGAGCTCGGCTTCGAGGCCATCTGGCTTGGCGAGCGCCACTTTGGCCCCTACGCCGCCGGCGACCTGCCGAACCCGATCCTGCTCGGCGCGGACCTCGCGGCGCGCACGTCGAGGATTCGCATCGGGCAGATGGCGAACATCGCGCCGTGGTGGCACCCCATCCGCCTCGCCGAGGACATCGCCATCCTCGACAACATGACCGGCGGGCGCGTGGAGGTCGGCTTCGGCAGGGGCATCTGGCCGTACGAGGGCCCGCAGTTCCACCCCAACGCCGACCCGCGCAAGGAGGCCGAGAGCCGGGAGCTGTTCCGCGAGACGGTGGAGATCGTCCGCGAGATCTGGACCAATGAGTACTTCTCGCATGCAGGGGAGAACTACACGTTCCCCGTCGACGACACCGTCTTCTCGCACCCGAAGTTCCCGTCCAACCCCGCGTGGCAGGAGGGCGACCGCGTGACGAGGCTCAGAGTGACGCCAAGGCCCTTCCAGCAGCCGTACCCGCCGCTCTGGATGACCGTCTCCACCGACCGCTCCGTCTCGACGGCGGCCGAGATGGGGCTGAAGGCCTGCTACTGGCAGCCCCCGCCGCTCCGCGTCAGGCAGCGCATGGAGCTCTACGCGCAGATCAGGACGGAGCTGGAGGGGCGCACGTTCCGCATCGGCGAGGACCAGGGCGTCATGCGCTCCACCTACGTCGCGTCCTCGATGGAGGAGGCCCGCCGCGACGCGGAGGAGGGCATCATGTCCGCCTTCATCTTCAACGACCCGTTCCGCGGCCGGCAGGTCTTCACCAACCCGGACGAGGAGCTCGACCCGAGCGTGAACCTCGACTGGGACTTCCTGGAGCCGCGCACGCTGCTGGTCGGCTCGCCCGACAACGTGATCGAGAAGGTCCACGAGCTGCAGGAGGTCTGCAACCTCGACTACCTGCTCGTGGAGTTCGCACACATGGGGATGCCGCTGAAGAAGACCCTCAAGAACCTGGAGGCCTTCGCCACCAGGGTCATGCCGAGGTTCGCCGACACACCCTGA
- a CDS encoding phosphotriesterase-related protein encodes MPSGENRGLVQTVLGPVPPSELGPTTTHEHLYIDFSFMYRPAQDSPRPELADAAIALDNLGWVRRNYYSNHFNLTLMDLDTTIAEVKKFRDLGGGGIVDATSLGIGRNPEALARISRESGVHVVMGAGHYVAAVHPADMDQRTAEDIARVIVSDVTEGVDGTGVRAGIIGEIGCTWPLAANERKSLTAAAMAQQETGAAVLIHPGRDPDAPMEILNVLADGGADLSRVIMGHLDRTIFESDGLLAVAATGCYLEWDLFGNEGSYYPLAELDMPSDAQRLGFLRRMADAGYGDKIVIGQDICHKHRLVQYGGHGYGHILENIVPKMRRKGFSEELVHAITVDNPARALALV; translated from the coding sequence ATGCCATCAGGCGAGAACCGGGGGCTCGTCCAGACCGTGCTGGGCCCCGTGCCGCCGTCGGAGCTGGGGCCCACGACGACCCATGAGCACCTGTACATCGACTTCTCGTTCATGTACCGCCCGGCGCAGGACTCGCCGCGCCCGGAGCTGGCGGACGCGGCCATCGCGCTGGACAACCTCGGCTGGGTGCGGCGCAACTACTACAGCAACCACTTCAACCTGACCCTCATGGACCTGGACACCACCATCGCAGAGGTCAAGAAGTTCCGCGACCTGGGCGGGGGCGGCATCGTGGACGCGACGTCGCTGGGCATCGGGCGCAACCCTGAGGCGCTGGCGCGGATCTCGCGGGAGTCGGGCGTCCACGTCGTCATGGGCGCGGGCCACTACGTCGCGGCCGTGCACCCGGCGGACATGGACCAGCGCACTGCGGAGGACATCGCGCGGGTCATCGTCAGCGACGTCACCGAGGGCGTGGACGGCACGGGCGTCCGGGCTGGCATCATCGGCGAGATCGGCTGCACGTGGCCGCTGGCGGCGAATGAGCGGAAGTCGCTGACGGCGGCGGCGATGGCGCAGCAGGAGACGGGCGCGGCGGTCCTCATCCACCCCGGCAGGGACCCCGACGCGCCGATGGAGATCCTGAACGTGCTGGCGGACGGCGGCGCGGACCTGTCCCGCGTCATCATGGGGCACCTGGACCGTACCATCTTCGAGTCCGACGGGCTCCTGGCCGTCGCCGCGACAGGCTGCTACCTCGAGTGGGACCTGTTCGGCAACGAGGGGTCGTACTACCCGCTGGCGGAGCTCGACATGCCGAGCGACGCGCAGCGGCTGGGGTTCCTGCGGCGCATGGCGGACGCGGGCTACGGCGACAAAATCGTCATCGGCCAGGACATCTGCCACAAGCACCGGCTGGTCCAGTACGGCGGCCACGGCTACGGCCACATCCTCGAGAACATCGTGCCCAAGATGCGCCGCAAGGGGTTTTCGGAAGAGCTGGTTCACGCCATCACCGTGGACAACCCGGCGAGGGCGCTGGCGCTGGTGTAG
- the mfd gene encoding transcription-repair coupling factor yields the protein MTISAILAPCYNCANGQLDGRFAAALALLACPHHIEKAGMGLTGILDLLGESAALQAAFRALDNGGARTPLRLTAPDAARGWALGVLSRSLRRPMLVVTAKPEDADRISDEITTILGEGDGAPAVLRLPESEALPYERLAEDEAVAHDRLGVLSALLEGGRHGGGRGEGSPGLVLVASVAALCQRTLRPDQFEDTTHTLAVGQRVQTGPLLMRWAAMGYVMEPTVETPGAASRRGGILDIYPPSAASPFRIELFGDVIEEIRAFDPETQRSAAPVASVTVTPALDHPVDAEALEAIEELLDPEAVDADPLARMREDVERMGSGQSIGEAAFYAGFLIDGSPLDYLPPEAVVAVLEPDRVSQEAEALEEQASALLAAKVARRELPAGWVSPWWPWSEVLERIEGHASQLHLEWMTPSTAGGAGGLQAVPAPGFWGRLEAFASDIADRTRAGERVVVLSHHAERLQEVLRGYDVGAALLTDVHSAPSAGSVTLAATPLTEGMRLELDGGALTVFTDTEVFGHAKRRRTLRRHAARREAFLTELVPGAYVVHIDHGIARFAGVRRVATEHGEREYLTLEYAEGDKLYVPSEHLDRVTPYVAPGDDSPTLTRLGSQEWSRAKERAHRAAREMAGELVALYAARQVLPGHPFSPDTLWQHEMEDAFPYAETRDQLEAIDAVKASMETPHPMDHLVCGDVGYGKTEIAVRAAFKAVQDGLQVAVLCPTTVLAQQHYATFADRLSPYPVRIEVLSRFRTPPEQAATVEGLRSGAVDIVIGTHRVLSRDVEFSKLGLVVVDDEQRFGVVHKEWFKKLRREVDVLTLTATPIPRTLSMALAGVRDMTTVHTPPQERQPVRTFVCEYSDSVVQEALLRELDRGGQVFFLHNRIRTIHEWADRIQKLAPQAKVAVGHGRMDEEELARVMSDFMEGKTDVLVSTTIIEAGLDLPNANTILVHRPEMLGLAQMYQLRGRVGRGARHAYAYFLITPGIPMTEAAQKRLKAMLAYQELGAGFRIAMKDLEIRGAGNILGAEQSGHVHAIGFDLYTRLLEEAVSELRAEQAGQPFTPRADLAQVSVDLPLEAYIPEDYIADLPSRLGAYGRLARAADTEEAVVIGEELRDRFGPTPEPVRNLVYAVRIKALARAAGIETVARESGSIALRLRHGVGGAAPLLQRELGAHARVGDALVRVQVKEGWTETLAWTLERLAAFRERVLEMAGG from the coding sequence GTGACGATTTCCGCAATCCTCGCCCCGTGCTACAATTGCGCCAATGGTCAGCTCGACGGGCGTTTCGCCGCCGCGCTGGCCCTATTGGCGTGTCCGCACCACATCGAGAAGGCAGGCATGGGACTCACCGGCATACTGGACCTCCTCGGCGAATCGGCGGCCCTGCAGGCGGCGTTTCGCGCCCTCGACAACGGCGGCGCGCGCACCCCGCTGCGCCTGACAGCCCCGGATGCGGCCCGTGGCTGGGCGCTCGGCGTGCTGAGCCGCAGCCTGCGCCGCCCGATGCTGGTCGTCACCGCCAAGCCGGAGGACGCCGACCGGATCTCGGACGAGATCACGACGATCCTCGGCGAGGGCGACGGCGCGCCCGCCGTGCTGCGCCTGCCGGAGAGCGAGGCGCTGCCCTACGAGCGGCTGGCGGAGGACGAGGCCGTCGCCCACGACCGGCTCGGCGTGCTCTCGGCTCTGCTGGAGGGTGGCCGCCACGGCGGCGGCCGCGGCGAAGGGTCGCCGGGGCTGGTGCTGGTGGCGTCGGTGGCGGCGCTGTGCCAGCGCACGCTGCGGCCGGACCAGTTCGAGGACACAACGCACACGCTGGCAGTGGGGCAGCGCGTGCAGACGGGCCCACTGCTGATGCGGTGGGCGGCGATGGGGTACGTCATGGAGCCCACCGTCGAGACGCCGGGCGCGGCCAGCCGGCGCGGCGGCATCCTCGACATCTACCCGCCCAGCGCGGCATCGCCCTTCCGCATCGAGCTCTTCGGCGACGTCATCGAGGAGATCCGCGCATTCGACCCGGAGACGCAGCGCTCGGCGGCGCCGGTGGCGAGCGTCACCGTCACGCCCGCGCTCGACCACCCCGTCGACGCGGAGGCGCTGGAGGCCATAGAGGAGCTGCTCGACCCTGAAGCGGTCGACGCGGACCCGCTGGCGCGGATGCGGGAGGACGTCGAGCGCATGGGCAGCGGGCAGAGCATCGGCGAGGCGGCGTTCTACGCGGGATTCCTCATCGACGGCAGCCCTCTCGACTACCTGCCGCCGGAGGCCGTGGTGGCCGTGCTGGAGCCGGACCGCGTGTCGCAGGAGGCCGAGGCGCTGGAGGAGCAGGCGTCGGCGCTGCTGGCGGCGAAGGTGGCACGACGCGAGCTGCCCGCGGGTTGGGTCTCGCCGTGGTGGCCGTGGAGCGAGGTGCTCGAACGCATCGAGGGCCATGCCTCACAGCTGCACCTGGAGTGGATGACACCCTCGACGGCGGGCGGGGCGGGCGGGCTGCAGGCCGTGCCCGCGCCGGGCTTCTGGGGGCGGCTCGAGGCCTTCGCCAGCGACATCGCCGACCGTACGCGGGCGGGGGAGCGCGTCGTCGTGCTCTCGCACCACGCGGAGCGGCTGCAGGAGGTGCTGCGCGGCTACGACGTCGGCGCCGCGCTGCTGACGGACGTGCACAGCGCGCCCTCGGCCGGCTCCGTCACCCTCGCCGCAACGCCGCTCACGGAGGGCATGCGGCTGGAGCTCGACGGCGGGGCGCTGACGGTCTTCACGGACACGGAGGTCTTCGGGCACGCCAAGCGCCGCCGCACGCTGCGGCGCCACGCCGCGCGCCGCGAGGCCTTCCTGACCGAGCTCGTGCCCGGCGCGTACGTCGTCCACATCGACCACGGCATCGCGCGGTTTGCGGGGGTGCGGCGGGTCGCCACGGAGCACGGCGAGCGCGAGTACCTGACGCTGGAGTACGCGGAAGGGGACAAGCTCTACGTGCCCTCGGAGCACCTGGACCGGGTCACGCCGTACGTCGCGCCCGGCGACGACTCGCCGACGCTCACGCGGCTCGGCAGCCAGGAGTGGTCGCGGGCCAAGGAGCGGGCGCACCGGGCGGCGCGGGAGATGGCGGGCGAGCTGGTTGCGCTGTACGCGGCGCGGCAGGTGCTGCCCGGACACCCATTCTCGCCGGACACTCTCTGGCAGCACGAGATGGAGGACGCCTTCCCCTACGCGGAGACCCGCGACCAGCTCGAGGCCATCGACGCCGTGAAGGCGTCGATGGAGACGCCGCACCCGATGGACCACCTGGTCTGCGGCGACGTGGGATACGGCAAGACGGAGATCGCGGTGCGGGCGGCGTTCAAGGCCGTGCAGGACGGGCTGCAGGTGGCCGTGCTCTGCCCGACGACGGTGCTCGCGCAGCAGCACTACGCCACCTTCGCCGATCGCCTCAGCCCATACCCCGTCCGCATCGAGGTGCTCAGCCGCTTCCGCACGCCGCCGGAGCAGGCGGCCACCGTCGAGGGGCTGCGCTCGGGCGCCGTCGACATCGTCATCGGCACGCACCGGGTGCTGTCGAGGGACGTGGAGTTCAGCAAGCTCGGCCTCGTGGTCGTCGACGACGAGCAGCGGTTCGGCGTCGTGCACAAGGAGTGGTTCAAGAAGCTGCGGCGCGAGGTGGACGTGCTCACCCTGACGGCCACGCCCATCCCGCGCACCCTCTCGATGGCGCTGGCCGGCGTCCGCGACATGACGACGGTGCACACGCCGCCGCAGGAGCGCCAGCCCGTCCGCACCTTCGTGTGCGAGTACAGCGACAGCGTGGTGCAGGAGGCGCTGCTGCGGGAGCTCGACCGGGGCGGGCAGGTCTTCTTCCTGCACAACCGCATCCGCACCATCCACGAGTGGGCCGACCGCATCCAGAAGCTGGCGCCGCAGGCCAAGGTGGCCGTTGGGCACGGGCGCATGGACGAGGAGGAGCTGGCCCGCGTCATGAGCGACTTCATGGAGGGCAAGACGGACGTCCTCGTCTCGACGACCATCATCGAGGCGGGGCTGGACCTGCCCAACGCCAACACCATCCTGGTGCACCGGCCGGAGATGCTGGGGCTCGCGCAGATGTACCAGTTGCGGGGGCGCGTCGGCCGCGGTGCGCGGCACGCGTATGCCTACTTCCTTATCACCCCCGGCATTCCGATGACGGAGGCGGCGCAGAAGCGGCTGAAGGCCATGCTGGCCTACCAGGAGCTGGGCGCGGGGTTCCGCATCGCCATGAAGGACCTCGAGATCCGGGGCGCGGGCAACATCCTGGGCGCGGAGCAGAGCGGGCACGTCCACGCCATCGGCTTCGACCTGTACACGCGGCTGCTGGAGGAGGCCGTCTCGGAGCTGCGGGCGGAGCAGGCGGGACAGCCCTTCACGCCGCGCGCGGACCTCGCGCAGGTCTCCGTTGATCTGCCCTTGGAGGCGTACATCCCCGAGGACTACATCGCCGACCTGCCGTCGCGGCTCGGCGCGTACGGGCGGCTGGCGCGCGCCGCCGACACGGAGGAGGCGGTGGTCATCGGCGAGGAGCTGCGCGACCGGTTCGGGCCGACACCGGAGCCGGTGCGGAACCTGGTGTACGCCGTGCGCATCAAGGCGCTGGCCCGCGCCGCGGGCATCGAGACCGTGGCCCGCGAGAGCGGCTCCATCGCGCTGCGGCTGCGCCACGGCGTCGGCGGGGCTGCGCCGCTGCTGCAGCGCGAGCTGGGCGCGCACGCCCGCGTCGGCGACGCGCTGGTGCGGGTGCAGGTGAAGGAGGGCTGGACGGAGACGCTCGCGTGGACGCTGGAGCGCCTGGCGGCATTCCGGGAGCGCGTGCTGGAGATGGCTGGGGGTTAG
- a CDS encoding CoA-binding protein encodes MRSIEEILRECRTVAVVGLSPNPSRPSHGVAAYLQSNGYRIVPVNPMIDEVLGERSYPDLEAIPFHVELIDVFRRSQEVPPVAEQAVKVGAGALWLQLGVIHHEAAARAAEHGLDVVMDRCTAIEHRALVRQGKL; translated from the coding sequence ATGCGGAGCATTGAGGAGATCCTGCGCGAGTGCCGGACGGTGGCGGTGGTGGGGCTGTCTCCCAACCCTTCGCGGCCCAGTCATGGCGTCGCCGCCTACCTGCAGTCGAACGGCTACCGCATCGTGCCCGTGAACCCCATGATCGACGAGGTCCTGGGCGAGCGGAGCTACCCCGATTTGGAAGCAATCCCCTTCCATGTGGAACTTATCGATGTATTCCGACGTTCTCAGGAAGTGCCGCCTGTGGCCGAGCAGGCCGTCAAGGTGGGTGCGGGTGCGCTGTGGCTGCAGCTCGGCGTCATCCACCACGAGGCGGCCGCCCGGGCAGCGGAACACGGCCTCGACGTGGTCATGGACCGCTGCACGGCAATCGAGCACCGCGCGCTGGTGCGGCAGGGGAAGTTGTAG
- a CDS encoding tetratricopeptide repeat protein, with translation MRGYGALHVEHRSKLQRVKANEAITLATRGKWQDAVVLNREILDLYPDDVEALNRLGKALAETGRYSEARVALGRSLEIAPTNGIARKNLDRMAGMEDAPIVASARRVAPQVFLDESGKSITTALIGLPSPSVLGQVHNGDVVQLEVDGHTVAVLNRTGRQLGRLDPRLAARLIRLQDGGNKYVAAVASVSHDGISVVVRETYQSAKMNGVVSFPPTGSAVPAYVADMNMGLDEDVEFESMTSWAPFTDDGLGGDDAGDDPPAAVKPQRPARALHDEEVEDEEDEEIRV, from the coding sequence ATGCGAGGGTACGGAGCGCTGCACGTGGAGCATAGATCAAAACTGCAGAGAGTAAAGGCCAACGAGGCCATCACCCTGGCGACCCGGGGCAAGTGGCAGGACGCCGTGGTGCTGAACCGGGAGATCCTTGATCTCTACCCGGACGACGTCGAGGCGCTGAACCGCCTTGGCAAGGCGCTGGCAGAGACCGGCCGCTACTCGGAGGCGCGGGTTGCGCTGGGCCGCAGCCTGGAGATTGCGCCGACCAACGGCATTGCCCGCAAGAACCTGGACCGCATGGCGGGCATGGAGGACGCCCCCATCGTGGCGTCGGCCCGCCGCGTTGCGCCGCAGGTCTTCCTGGACGAGTCGGGCAAGAGCATCACGACGGCGCTGATCGGTCTGCCGTCACCGTCCGTGCTCGGGCAGGTGCACAACGGCGACGTGGTCCAACTCGAGGTGGACGGCCACACGGTTGCCGTGCTCAACCGCACGGGCCGGCAGTTGGGGCGGCTGGACCCTCGGCTCGCCGCGCGGCTCATCAGGCTGCAGGACGGCGGCAACAAGTACGTCGCCGCCGTGGCGTCCGTGTCCCATGACGGCATCTCCGTCGTGGTGCGGGAGACGTACCAGTCGGCGAAGATGAACGGCGTCGTCTCCTTCCCGCCGACGGGCAGCGCCGTCCCGGCCTACGTCGCCGACATGAACATGGGCCTCGACGAGGACGTTGAATTCGAATCCATGACGAGCTGGGCGCCGTTCACTGACGACGGTCTGGGCGGTGATGACGCCGGGGATGACCCGCCGGCGGCCGTGAAACCGCAGCGCCCCGCGCGCGCGCTCCACGATGAAGAGGTTGAGGACGAGGAAGACGAGGAGATCAGGGTCTAG
- the proB gene encoding glutamate 5-kinase: protein MADTNGAGSLRPLAEARRVVVKLGTALLSGAVDQLDLPTMEDLVRQIVVLRDRGVEVVVVTSGAVAAGRQALEERDASIANLDNPEERTPLLRQVLAAIGQSRLMRVYERFFGARGVVIAQALLTRGDVDDEERRRNTQNTFEELLSLGVVPIVNENDVVANEELEGVIIGDNDTLSAVVARIIGADLLIILGEVAGLYSADPNVHPDVELIPEVLDLEALAAEVSGPLRPTARGGMTTKISAARDATSAGTSVIIADGHLPDVLARLLAGEPLGTWFAVAEKTREALG from the coding sequence ATGGCAGACACGAACGGTGCGGGTTCCCTTCGGCCACTGGCCGAGGCGCGGCGCGTGGTCGTGAAGCTGGGGACGGCCCTGCTCTCGGGCGCCGTCGACCAGCTCGACCTCCCCACCATGGAAGACTTGGTGCGCCAGATCGTCGTCCTGCGCGACCGCGGCGTCGAGGTGGTCGTCGTGACCTCCGGCGCGGTGGCCGCGGGCCGCCAGGCGCTGGAGGAGCGGGACGCCTCCATTGCCAACCTCGACAACCCGGAGGAACGGACGCCCCTCCTCCGACAGGTATTGGCCGCCATCGGCCAGAGCCGCCTCATGCGGGTCTACGAGCGCTTCTTCGGCGCGCGCGGCGTCGTCATCGCCCAGGCCCTCCTCACGCGCGGCGACGTTGACGACGAGGAGCGGCGGCGCAACACGCAGAACACCTTCGAGGAGCTCCTGTCGCTGGGCGTCGTCCCCATCGTGAACGAGAACGACGTCGTCGCCAACGAGGAGCTGGAGGGCGTCATCATCGGCGACAACGACACCCTCTCCGCCGTGGTGGCCCGCATCATCGGCGCGGACCTGCTCATCATCCTCGGCGAGGTCGCCGGCCTCTACTCCGCCGACCCCAACGTGCACCCGGACGTGGAGCTCATCCCGGAGGTGCTGGACCTCGAGGCCCTCGCTGCCGAGGTCAGCGGCCCGCTGAGACCGACGGCCCGGGGCGGCATGACCACGAAGATCAGCGCCGCGCGGGACGCAACGTCCGCCGGCACCAGCGTCATCATCGCCGACGGCCACCTGCCGGACGTCCTCGCGAGGCTGCTCGCGGGCGAACCGCTGGGGACGTGGTTTGCGGTGGCGGAGAAGACCCGGGAAGCCCTCGGCTAA
- a CDS encoding thioredoxin family protein — protein sequence MAEQTSVVTQERYGQGFTYPDYIAQINVNKDMFEKYTETAADSMTADDAAFFSKAASMEGGAARMMVIGEDWCPDVYRGLPVFTRIAESAGMELRVFPRDENLDIMDEFLNRGEFRSIPTVVFYTSGGDYLCHWIERPAIGYAEGAQFVEEARKELPADAEEAQVRQAARPRTLERYPAWQRATVEEMRAMLSEKLGI from the coding sequence ATGGCAGAGCAGACCAGCGTCGTGACCCAGGAGCGATACGGGCAGGGCTTCACCTACCCCGACTACATCGCGCAGATCAACGTCAACAAGGACATGTTCGAGAAGTACACCGAGACCGCCGCCGACTCGATGACCGCGGACGACGCCGCGTTCTTCAGCAAGGCCGCCAGCATGGAGGGCGGCGCGGCCCGCATGATGGTCATCGGCGAGGACTGGTGCCCGGACGTCTACCGCGGCCTCCCCGTCTTCACCCGCATCGCCGAGTCCGCGGGCATGGAGCTCCGCGTCTTCCCTCGCGACGAGAACCTGGACATCATGGACGAGTTCCTCAACCGCGGCGAGTTCCGCTCCATCCCCACCGTCGTCTTCTACACCAGCGGCGGCGACTACCTCTGCCACTGGATCGAGCGCCCGGCCATCGGCTACGCCGAGGGCGCGCAGTTCGTTGAGGAAGCTCGGAAGGAGCTCCCCGCCGACGCCGAGGAGGCGCAGGTCCGGCAGGCGGCCCGCCCCCGCACGCTCGAGCGCTACCCCGCCTGGCAGCGCGCCACCGTCGAGGAGATGCGCGCGATGCTCTCAGAGAAGCTCGGCATCTAG
- a CDS encoding glycosyltransferase family 2 protein: MTTDDREPPGKPLVEVVLPAYNEEQDLPRSVETLVAFLRGQPQYAWRVLVADNASTDGTLATAHALAEANPEVEVFHLPQKGRGRALRAAWLRSDADAVCYMDVDLSTDLGALPPLIASVLDGGYDVATGTRLARASRVYKRTPKREFTSRCYNLLIKAMFWTRFSDAQCGFKALDRATAQRLLPLVRDNAFFFDTELLLIAEKRGLRIFEVPVTWTDDPGTTVRVVKTAMEDIRGLLRLRFGGIPRLP, from the coding sequence ATGACGACCGACGACCGCGAACCACCGGGCAAGCCCCTCGTCGAGGTGGTCTTGCCGGCCTACAACGAGGAGCAGGACCTCCCCCGCAGCGTCGAGACCCTCGTCGCCTTCCTGCGCGGGCAGCCGCAGTACGCGTGGCGCGTGCTGGTGGCGGACAACGCCTCCACCGACGGCACGCTGGCGACGGCGCATGCCCTCGCCGAGGCCAATCCCGAGGTGGAGGTCTTCCATCTGCCGCAGAAGGGGCGCGGGCGCGCCCTCCGCGCGGCGTGGCTCCGCAGCGACGCCGACGCCGTCTGCTACATGGACGTAGACCTCTCGACGGACCTGGGCGCGCTGCCGCCGCTCATCGCGTCGGTGCTGGACGGCGGCTATGACGTCGCCACCGGCACGCGGCTGGCGCGGGCCTCCCGCGTCTACAAGCGCACGCCGAAGCGGGAGTTCACCTCCCGCTGCTACAACCTGCTGATCAAGGCGATGTTCTGGACGCGCTTCTCCGACGCCCAGTGCGGGTTCAAGGCGCTGGACCGCGCGACCGCGCAGCGGCTGCTCCCGCTGGTGCGGGACAACGCCTTCTTCTTCGACACGGAATTGCTGCTCATCGCGGAGAAGCGCGGGCTGCGCATCTTCGAGGTCCCCGTCACGTGGACCGACGACCCGGGCACGACGGTGCGGGTGGTGAAGACGGCGATGGAGGACATCCGCGGCCTCCTGCGGCTGCGCTTCGGCGGCATCCCCCGGCTGCCGTAG
- a CDS encoding iron-sulfur cluster assembly accessory protein codes for MIEVTAEAVEKLKSIMEDEEAEEAALRVVVVPSGQGVQYMLTLESEQNEDDVLTVIDGVRVLIDSDSAPIMQGACIDYVEDLMRSGFTINNPNVATDFGCGCGGNCSCGGH; via the coding sequence ATGATTGAAGTTACCGCCGAAGCTGTTGAGAAGCTGAAGTCCATCATGGAGGACGAGGAGGCCGAGGAGGCCGCGCTGCGCGTGGTCGTGGTCCCGTCCGGGCAGGGCGTACAGTACATGCTCACCTTGGAGTCCGAGCAGAATGAGGACGACGTCCTCACCGTCATCGACGGCGTCCGGGTGCTCATCGATTCCGACAGCGCCCCCATCATGCAGGGCGCCTGCATCGACTACGTCGAGGACCTGATGCGCAGCGGCTTCACCATCAACAACCCCAACGTCGCCACCGACTTCGGGTGCGGCTGCGGCGGCAACTGCTCCTGCGGCGGCCACTAG
- a CDS encoding HAD family hydrolase, producing the protein MQRPEMPLRVSAVIWDFDDTLVDSLPVRLNALAQTLRDVDIAGVDAGHFLLNLTDMTLGESLAMLAESHGKPTDIYDRYRSIYSTKAPGLVQMFPGVDEVLGELERRGVPMAVVTQKYRSYEVDGVVAGAAVEMEELGLTGRIPVLIGIDDVTRTKPDPEGVLKALHRLGVPPERALMVGDSVADIRAAKAAGCWSCLATWGIPNGEERVRITRPDLVAEAPGDLLEILGFSGGSRPA; encoded by the coding sequence TTGCAACGCCCTGAAATGCCCCTGCGCGTGTCCGCTGTCATCTGGGACTTCGATGACACCCTCGTCGACTCCCTGCCCGTCCGGCTCAACGCCTTGGCGCAGACGCTCCGCGATGTCGACATCGCGGGCGTGGACGCCGGGCATTTCCTTCTCAATCTGACGGACATGACCCTCGGGGAGTCCCTTGCGATGCTGGCGGAGAGTCACGGCAAGCCCACAGACATCTATGACCGCTACAGGAGCATCTACAGCACGAAGGCCCCCGGGTTGGTGCAGATGTTCCCCGGCGTGGACGAGGTCCTCGGCGAGCTCGAGCGGCGCGGCGTTCCCATGGCGGTCGTGACCCAGAAGTACAGGTCCTATGAGGTTGACGGCGTCGTGGCCGGCGCCGCGGTCGAGATGGAAGAGCTGGGGCTCACCGGCCGCATTCCCGTGCTCATCGGCATCGACGACGTCACCAGGACCAAGCCGGACCCCGAGGGAGTCCTGAAGGCGCTGCACCGGTTGGGCGTCCCGCCTGAGCGCGCGCTGATGGTTGGCGACAGTGTGGCCGACATTAGGGCGGCGAAGGCGGCGGGATGCTGGAGTTGCCTCGCCACGTGGGGCATCCCCAACGGCGAAGAGAGAGTCAGGATTACGCGCCCTGACCTCGTAGCGGAGGCACCCGGAGACCTTCTGGAGATCCTCGGTTTCTCCGGCGGCTCGCGGCCGGCCTAA